Proteins encoded in a region of the Zea mays cultivar B73 chromosome 2, Zm-B73-REFERENCE-NAM-5.0, whole genome shotgun sequence genome:
- the LOC103649398 gene encoding probable nucleolar protein 5-2: MLVLFETPAGFALFKVLDEGKLDKVEDLWKEFTTSDSARKVVELKAFNKFENTSDALSAATMIIDSKPSKGLRKFLQKHCEGETLAVADSKLGNAIKEKLKIDCLHNSAVMELMRGLRNQLTELITGLGAQDLGPMSLGLSHSLSRYKLKFSPEKVDTMIIQAIGLLDDLDKELNTYAMRVREWYGWHFPELTKIVTDNIQYAKVVKMMGNRVNAVNLDFSEILSDEELETQLKEAAVISMGTEVSDLDLSNIRELCDQVLALSEYRAQLYDYLRSRMNTIAPNLTSLVGELVGAGLIAHGGSLLNLAKQPGSTIQILGAEKALFRALKTKHSTPMYGLIYHASLIGKASQKHKGKISRSLAAKTALAIRYDALGDGEDKILCRYDDFEIKRPSL; the protein is encoded by the exons GTGGTCGAGCTGAAGGCTTTCAACAAGTTTGAGAACACATCTGATGCCCTATCCGCGGCAACCATGATTATTGATAGCAAGCCTAGCAAGGGTCTGCGCAAGTTCTTGCAGAAACATTGTGAGGGTGAAACATTAGCAGTAGCTGATTCTAAGCTTGGAAATGCTATAAAAGAAAAGCTG AAAATTGACTGCCTTCACAATAGTGCTGTGATGGAGCTGATGAGAGGACTGAGAAATCAGCTTACCGAGCTTATAACTGGGTTGGGTGCACAAGACCTTGGTCCAATGAGCTTGGGATTGTCCCACAGCTTGTCTAGGTATAAGCTGAAGTTCAGCCCTGAGAAG GTTGATACAATGATCATTCAAGCCATTGGATTATTGGATGATCTTGACAAGGAGCTTAACACTTATGCCATGAGAGTTCGTGAATGGTATGGCTGGCACTTTCCAGAGCTCACCAAAATAGTTACAGATAATATACAGTATGCCAAAGTTGTGAAGATGATGGGCAACAGAGTTAATGCAGTCAACCTTGACTTCTCTGAG ATATTGTCAGATGAAGAGCTAGAAACACAGCTAAAGGAGGCAGCAGTAATATCCATGGGAACAGAAGTTAGTGACCTTGACTTATCGAATATCAGAGAGCTATGTGATCAAGTGCTGGCCCTTTCTGAGTACAGAGCCCAGCTGTATGACTATTTAAGAAGCAGGATGAACACTATCGCACCAAATTTGACATCACTGGTGGGTGAATTAGTTGGCGCTGGCCTTATTGCACATGGTGGAAGTTTGCTAAATTTGGCCAAGCAGCCTGGTAGCACAATTCAGATACTTGGTGCAGAGAAG GCTTTATTCAGAGCTCTAAAGACAAAGCATTCTACACCTATGTATGGCCTCATCTACCATGCATCCTTAATTGGAAAGGCTTCTCAAAAGCACAAGGGAAAAATCTCCCGTTCTCTTGCTGCAAAAACGGCTCTTGCCATCCGGTATGATGCCCTTGGTGATGGTGAGGACAAAAT TCTTTGTCGTTATGACGACTTCGAGATAAAAAGACCATCACTATAG
- the LOC103648078 gene encoding uncharacterized protein isoform X1 → MDALPVLAAASTAPAAAAAPPACSPENQPQPLHHPIDQASILQSHPASVEIPAFDADARIPRSDSGTSSSTRSCLKPAAGSSTAKAACTRRVRFAESALSADQSHRSCFDASAAPTKITPHGRDGTATHRLQYPGLRPITPQRSKSAESGAEDLPGWTTVHRRLRKRFNSPATSLKPTTEHSRFRHLDNKNLKVSLRGKCFRCLARGHYAIDCRDPLKCFNCGGPGHRAWQCPKKISAAASTPSAFPPPPCFDNVNFPPLRQVNMVKPGNPMERPQETFAVAASSRDMDSELARLSTHAAWAWLGGVRPATSTNTVRRAFCSRFRMREEDIKVVRHYPEDFLVTFEHQHHRDTAVAQRDFTYNNIDIRVRPWQLPVHGDHSVFGSHVRLCLEGIPLHAWNDGIAKRAVAKSCVLDYVEAQSLRMEDATTLNLWAWARNPSDIPKVTWLTIVDRSSTAHDATPAGRSGLTFRVIVHLDMVEDPPTRDGHGHSRAYDWRLGVVDGECEPRDRHDPPPPRSNRRRDEDGDSDRRGRRPGRDDSWSSRLFRSISRAPRDRERERSGSRHGQRHDSPRRRHHLDGDQQLRHHLHGDQQPRHAGGTSLVTPHVGRDPAIGRDPAIRGRSRVRRSTRVAVRRGRSATPPRHPARPRFPPSACSPGIRSSRGGGNDGSPRPAVKAAALPKGRYRVGCVYRRRPRLVPKGQVDPVPGAAAGDSNLAVWDGSRMKFADNVSLIPVQRAFTTILDSLPTCPAMQLLPLVQSEEDHVLLGSPCSTVAAGYNAEAVKDSNVDASSRMIAAVHEPSTDVAAVSTTAQSHLLNTIFTKPSPAILERPVLHPSEGVTTPATTLSTIPAAPARRIKQRHGFNLSTEFQDWFKKPLTVEMGTALDALFNLDTPDTVRLDKALLGIAGDAIAEIQEEVDAMHAEARAVTAA, encoded by the exons ATGGACGCTCTCCCCGTCCTCGCGGCGGCTAGCACCGCACCTGCCGCCGCTGCCGCTCCCCCCGCCTGCTCGCCGGAAAACCAACCCCAACCCCTCCATCACCCCATTGATCAGGCCTCCATCCTCCAGAGCCACCCTGCCTCGGTGGAGATTCCAGCATTCGACGCGGACGCCCGCATTCCCAGATCTGACTCCGGGACTTCTTCTTCGACGCGGTCCTGCCTCAAGCCTGCCGCCGGTTCGTCGACAGCTAAGGCCGCCTGCACCAGGAGAGTTAGGTTCGCCGAATCAGCTCTGTCCGCCGACCAATCTCATCGTTCCTGCTTTGACGCGTCTGCTGCTCCAACGAAAATCACTCCGCACGGCCGGGATGGGACTGCTACCCACCGACTTCAATACCCAGGCCtgcgtcccatcactcctcaacgCAGCAAATCCGCGGAATCCGGCGCTGAAGATTTGCCTGGCTGGACAACGGTCCATCGGCGACTCCGCAAGAGATTCAATTCGCCTGCGACTTCATTGAAGCCAACAACCGAGCATTCAAGGTTCCGCCATCTGGACAACAAAAATCTTAAGGTAAGCCTGAGAGGTAAATGCTTCCGATGTCTGGCCAGAGGGCACTACGCCATTGATTGCAGGGATCCGTTGAAATGCTTCAACTGCGGCGGCCCTGGACACAGAGCCTGGCAATGTCCCAAGAAGATTAGTGCTGCTGCTTCTACCCCCTCTGCCTTCCCACCACCTCCCTGCTTCGACAACGTCAACTTCCCTCCTCTGCGCCAAGTCAACATGGTGAAGCCTGGCAACCCCATGGAGCGCCCGCAGGAGACTTTCGCTGTTGCCGCGTCCTCTCGGGACATGGACAGCGAGCTGGCGCGGTTGAGCACCCACGCGGCATGGGCCTGGCTCGGCGGCGTTCGACCGGCGACAAGCACCAACACAGTAAGAAGGGCTTTCTGCTCTAGGTTCAGGATGCGCGAAGAAGACATCAAGGTGGTGAGACACTATCCAGAGGACTTCCTCGTCACCTTTGAACACCAGCATCACCGGGACACGGCTGTGGCGCAGCGCGacttcacctacaacaacatcgaCATCCGCGTCAGGCCGTGGCAGCTCCCCGTCCACGGCGACCACAGCGTCTTCGGCTCCCACGTGCGCCTGTGCCTGGAAGGCATCCCTCTGCACGCATGGAACGATGGCATCGCCAAGCGTGCGGTGGCTAAGTCCTGTGTGCTGGACTACGTTGAAGCCCAGTCGCTGCGAATGGAGGATGCTACGACGCTCAATCTGTGGGCGTGGGCGCGAAACCCGTCTGACATACCTAAGGTAACGTGGCTGACCATTGTTGACAGGAGCAGCACTGCCCACGACGCGACACCGGCGGGGCGTAGCGGCTTAACCTTCAGGGTCATCGTCCACCTTGATATGGTGGAAGACCCCCCTACCAGGGATGGCCATGGGCATTCACGTGCGTATGATTGGAGGCTTGGTGTTGTTGACGGCGAGTGCGAACCACGTGACCGTCACGACCCTCCACCACCTCGCAGCAACCGTCGCAGGGATGAGGATGGTGATAGTGACCGTCGTGGTCGCCGCCCAGGACGCGACGACAGTTGGAGCTCCCGGCTCTTTCGTAGCATCTCGCGGGCTCCCAGGGACCGCGAGCGGGAGCGCTCGGGGTCGCGCCATGGCCAGCGCCATGACTCACCCAGGCGGCGTCACCACCTCGACGGCGATCAGCAACTTCGTCACCACCTTCATGGCGATCAGCAGCCTCGTCATGCCGGAGGCACGTCGTTGGTTACGCCACATGTTGGCCGTGACCCGGCGATTGGTCGTGACCCGGCGATACGTGGACGCAGCCGTGTGCGCCGTTCCACCCGTGTTGCTGTCCGGCGTGGCCGTTCAGCGACCCCCCCACGGCATCCTGCTCGCCCCAGATTTCCACCAAGCGCCTGCAGTCCCGGCATCCGCAGCTCACGCGGTGGTGGCAACGACGGTTCTCCGCGCCCTGCTGTGAAGGCTGCAGCTCTTCCTAAAGGTCGTTACCGCGTTGGCTGCGTGTACCGAAGGCGACCGCGCTTGGTGCCTAAGGGCCAAGTCGATCCGGTCCCTGGGGCTGCTGCTGGCGACAGCAACCTTGCTGTCTGGGATGGCAGCAGGATGAAGTTCGCAGACAACGTAAGTCTCATCCCAGTGCAGCGAGCATTCACAACTATTCTTGATTCCCTTCCAACATGCCCTGCTATGCAGCTACTGCCTTTGGTGCAGTCTGAGGAGGACcatgtgctgttaggctctccctGCAGCACGGTTGCTGCGGGCTACAACGCCGAAGCTGTAAAGGACTCCAATGTCGACGCTTCCTCTCGGATGATAGCTGCGGTGCATGAACCTTCAACAGATGTTGCTGCGGTGTCAACCACCGCGCAAAGCCATCTACTCAACACCATATTCACCAAGCCCTCGCCTGCCATACTCGAGCGACCAGTGCTACATCCTTCggagggggtaacaacaccagcgaCCACTCTGTCTACTATTCCTGCAGCACCTGCTAGAAGAATCAAGCAGCGACACGGCTTCAACCTTTCGACG GAATTTCAGGATTGGTTCAAGAAGCCACTGACTGTGGAGATGGGGACGGCCCTAGATGCTCTGTTCAATCTGGATACGCCAGACACAGTTCGCCTCGACAAGGCCTTGCTGGGAATTGCTGGAGATGCTATAGCTGAGATCCAAGAGGAGGTGGACGCCATGCATGCAGAGGCCAGAGCAGTTACTGCGGCTTGA
- the LOC103648078 gene encoding uncharacterized protein isoform X2, producing the protein MDALPVLAAASTAPAAAAAPPACSPENQPQPLHHPIDQASILQSHPASVEIPAFDADARIPRSDSGTSSSTRSCLKPAAGSSTAKAACTRRVRFAESALSADQSHRSCFDASAAPTKITPHGRDGTATHRLQYPGLRPITPQRSKSAESGAEDLPGWTTVHRRLRKRFNSPATSLKPTTEHSRFRHLDNKNLKVSLRGKCFRCLARGHYAIDCRDPLKCFNCGGPGHRAWQCPKKISAAASTPSAFPPPPCFDNVNFPPLRQVNMVKPGNPMERPQETFAVAASSRDMDSELARLSTHAAWAWLGGVRPATSTNTVRRAFCSRFRMREEDIKVVRHYPEDFLVTFEHQHHRDTAVAQRDFTYNNIDIRVRPWQLPVHGDHSVFGSHVRLCLEGIPLHAWNDGIAKRAVAKSCVLDYVEAQSLRMEDATTLNLWAWARNPSDIPKVTWLTIVDRSSTAHDATPAGRSGLTFRVIVHLDMVEDPPTRDGHGHSRAYDWRLGVVDGECEPRDRHDPPPPRSNRRRDEDGDSDRRGRRPGRDDSWSSRLFRSISRAPRDRERERSGSRHGQRHDSPRRRHHLDGDQQLRHHLHGDQQPRHAGGTSLVTPHVGRDPAIGRDPAIRGRSRVRRSTRVAVRRGRSATPPRHPARPRFPPSACSPGIRSSRGGGNDGSPRPAVKAAALPKGRYRVGCVYRRRPRLVPKGQVDPVPGAAAGDSNLAVWDGSRMKFADNLLPLVQSEEDHVLLGSPCSTVAAGYNAEAVKDSNVDASSRMIAAVHEPSTDVAAVSTTAQSHLLNTIFTKPSPAILERPVLHPSEGVTTPATTLSTIPAAPARRIKQRHGFNLSTEFQDWFKKPLTVEMGTALDALFNLDTPDTVRLDKALLGIAGDAIAEIQEEVDAMHAEARAVTAA; encoded by the exons ATGGACGCTCTCCCCGTCCTCGCGGCGGCTAGCACCGCACCTGCCGCCGCTGCCGCTCCCCCCGCCTGCTCGCCGGAAAACCAACCCCAACCCCTCCATCACCCCATTGATCAGGCCTCCATCCTCCAGAGCCACCCTGCCTCGGTGGAGATTCCAGCATTCGACGCGGACGCCCGCATTCCCAGATCTGACTCCGGGACTTCTTCTTCGACGCGGTCCTGCCTCAAGCCTGCCGCCGGTTCGTCGACAGCTAAGGCCGCCTGCACCAGGAGAGTTAGGTTCGCCGAATCAGCTCTGTCCGCCGACCAATCTCATCGTTCCTGCTTTGACGCGTCTGCTGCTCCAACGAAAATCACTCCGCACGGCCGGGATGGGACTGCTACCCACCGACTTCAATACCCAGGCCtgcgtcccatcactcctcaacgCAGCAAATCCGCGGAATCCGGCGCTGAAGATTTGCCTGGCTGGACAACGGTCCATCGGCGACTCCGCAAGAGATTCAATTCGCCTGCGACTTCATTGAAGCCAACAACCGAGCATTCAAGGTTCCGCCATCTGGACAACAAAAATCTTAAGGTAAGCCTGAGAGGTAAATGCTTCCGATGTCTGGCCAGAGGGCACTACGCCATTGATTGCAGGGATCCGTTGAAATGCTTCAACTGCGGCGGCCCTGGACACAGAGCCTGGCAATGTCCCAAGAAGATTAGTGCTGCTGCTTCTACCCCCTCTGCCTTCCCACCACCTCCCTGCTTCGACAACGTCAACTTCCCTCCTCTGCGCCAAGTCAACATGGTGAAGCCTGGCAACCCCATGGAGCGCCCGCAGGAGACTTTCGCTGTTGCCGCGTCCTCTCGGGACATGGACAGCGAGCTGGCGCGGTTGAGCACCCACGCGGCATGGGCCTGGCTCGGCGGCGTTCGACCGGCGACAAGCACCAACACAGTAAGAAGGGCTTTCTGCTCTAGGTTCAGGATGCGCGAAGAAGACATCAAGGTGGTGAGACACTATCCAGAGGACTTCCTCGTCACCTTTGAACACCAGCATCACCGGGACACGGCTGTGGCGCAGCGCGacttcacctacaacaacatcgaCATCCGCGTCAGGCCGTGGCAGCTCCCCGTCCACGGCGACCACAGCGTCTTCGGCTCCCACGTGCGCCTGTGCCTGGAAGGCATCCCTCTGCACGCATGGAACGATGGCATCGCCAAGCGTGCGGTGGCTAAGTCCTGTGTGCTGGACTACGTTGAAGCCCAGTCGCTGCGAATGGAGGATGCTACGACGCTCAATCTGTGGGCGTGGGCGCGAAACCCGTCTGACATACCTAAGGTAACGTGGCTGACCATTGTTGACAGGAGCAGCACTGCCCACGACGCGACACCGGCGGGGCGTAGCGGCTTAACCTTCAGGGTCATCGTCCACCTTGATATGGTGGAAGACCCCCCTACCAGGGATGGCCATGGGCATTCACGTGCGTATGATTGGAGGCTTGGTGTTGTTGACGGCGAGTGCGAACCACGTGACCGTCACGACCCTCCACCACCTCGCAGCAACCGTCGCAGGGATGAGGATGGTGATAGTGACCGTCGTGGTCGCCGCCCAGGACGCGACGACAGTTGGAGCTCCCGGCTCTTTCGTAGCATCTCGCGGGCTCCCAGGGACCGCGAGCGGGAGCGCTCGGGGTCGCGCCATGGCCAGCGCCATGACTCACCCAGGCGGCGTCACCACCTCGACGGCGATCAGCAACTTCGTCACCACCTTCATGGCGATCAGCAGCCTCGTCATGCCGGAGGCACGTCGTTGGTTACGCCACATGTTGGCCGTGACCCGGCGATTGGTCGTGACCCGGCGATACGTGGACGCAGCCGTGTGCGCCGTTCCACCCGTGTTGCTGTCCGGCGTGGCCGTTCAGCGACCCCCCCACGGCATCCTGCTCGCCCCAGATTTCCACCAAGCGCCTGCAGTCCCGGCATCCGCAGCTCACGCGGTGGTGGCAACGACGGTTCTCCGCGCCCTGCTGTGAAGGCTGCAGCTCTTCCTAAAGGTCGTTACCGCGTTGGCTGCGTGTACCGAAGGCGACCGCGCTTGGTGCCTAAGGGCCAAGTCGATCCGGTCCCTGGGGCTGCTGCTGGCGACAGCAACCTTGCTGTCTGGGATGGCAGCAGGATGAAGTTCGCAGACAAC CTACTGCCTTTGGTGCAGTCTGAGGAGGACcatgtgctgttaggctctccctGCAGCACGGTTGCTGCGGGCTACAACGCCGAAGCTGTAAAGGACTCCAATGTCGACGCTTCCTCTCGGATGATAGCTGCGGTGCATGAACCTTCAACAGATGTTGCTGCGGTGTCAACCACCGCGCAAAGCCATCTACTCAACACCATATTCACCAAGCCCTCGCCTGCCATACTCGAGCGACCAGTGCTACATCCTTCggagggggtaacaacaccagcgaCCACTCTGTCTACTATTCCTGCAGCACCTGCTAGAAGAATCAAGCAGCGACACGGCTTCAACCTTTCGACG GAATTTCAGGATTGGTTCAAGAAGCCACTGACTGTGGAGATGGGGACGGCCCTAGATGCTCTGTTCAATCTGGATACGCCAGACACAGTTCGCCTCGACAAGGCCTTGCTGGGAATTGCTGGAGATGCTATAGCTGAGATCCAAGAGGAGGTGGACGCCATGCATGCAGAGGCCAGAGCAGTTACTGCGGCTTGA